In the Shewanella sp. OMA3-2 genome, one interval contains:
- a CDS encoding DNA topoisomerase family protein, translating into MSKIDQQLFTAHEHALKKEFELCPKCGCELSLKHSKHGSFVGCNNYPTCDYTRPLVQHESIETQVITGSSCPECGHELAVKSGRFGIFIGCTHYPECHHIEKHDHSNEAEAIACPHCQKGQLESRTSRYGKTFFACSAYPQCKYIVNYPPINEACPDCDFGILVERKGAAGNRLECPQKTCKYKRPL; encoded by the coding sequence ATGTCAAAAATTGATCAACAATTATTTACTGCCCATGAGCACGCTTTAAAGAAAGAGTTTGAACTCTGCCCTAAGTGTGGTTGCGAGTTATCATTAAAGCATAGTAAACACGGCAGTTTTGTTGGTTGTAATAATTATCCGACATGTGATTATACTCGGCCTTTAGTGCAGCATGAGTCGATAGAAACCCAAGTTATTACTGGCTCAAGCTGTCCTGAATGTGGCCATGAATTAGCAGTGAAATCAGGACGCTTTGGTATCTTCATTGGTTGCACTCATTATCCCGAATGTCATCATATTGAAAAGCATGATCACAGTAATGAAGCGGAAGCGATAGCATGTCCTCATTGTCAAAAAGGACAGTTAGAGTCACGCACTAGCCGCTACGGTAAAACGTTTTTTGCCTGTAGTGCCTACCCGCAATGCAAGTATATCGTTAACTATCCGCCCATTAATGAAGCGTGCCCTGATTGCGATTTTGGTATATTAGTTGAACGTAAAGGGGCTGCTGGAAATCGTTTAGAATGTCCTCAAAAAACGTGTAAATACAAACGGCCGCTATAA
- the dprA gene encoding DNA-processing protein DprA yields the protein MDVEELRQRLQFEPDALPLSSQSLKVCKIDFDKVDSAFDWLEQADNHHLICLSDPLYPPLLQQIYDPPSMLFVKGQVNGLLAPSIAIVGSRNMSLHGADTAANLARDLSSYGFSITSGMAAGIDGAAHKAVVANNGVTLAVLGCGVDVVYPKRHKSLYDDIQQDGCIISEFWPKVSPVAGHFPKRNRVVSGLSLGTVVIEAARKSGSLITARLAMEQNREVFAVPGSTIAGYHQGCHDLIKNGAKLVEDAADIIEELGCLSEYHLVQLHHRHHIQASEMSNLPFPSQLASLLASVGYETTTVDAVVEHSGKPIDLVLVELLELELQGWVAVVPGGYVRLKRS from the coding sequence ATGGATGTTGAAGAGTTAAGGCAAAGGCTACAATTTGAACCCGATGCCTTACCGCTTTCTTCTCAATCTTTGAAAGTGTGTAAAATCGATTTTGATAAAGTCGATAGTGCCTTCGATTGGCTTGAACAAGCCGATAATCACCATCTTATCTGTTTATCTGATCCCTTATACCCGCCCTTGTTACAGCAAATATATGATCCTCCCTCAATGCTTTTTGTCAAAGGGCAAGTCAATGGATTATTGGCCCCTTCAATCGCTATTGTTGGTAGCCGTAATATGTCATTGCACGGCGCCGATACGGCAGCCAATCTAGCTCGTGACCTTTCTAGTTATGGGTTTAGTATTACTAGTGGTATGGCTGCTGGTATCGATGGTGCTGCGCATAAAGCCGTAGTGGCGAATAATGGTGTAACATTAGCTGTATTGGGTTGTGGTGTGGATGTTGTCTATCCTAAAAGACATAAATCGTTATACGACGATATTCAGCAAGATGGCTGCATTATTAGTGAGTTTTGGCCGAAAGTGAGTCCGGTCGCGGGGCACTTTCCTAAGCGTAACCGCGTAGTCAGTGGATTAAGCTTAGGCACAGTGGTGATTGAGGCTGCGCGTAAAAGTGGCTCATTAATAACAGCTCGATTAGCAATGGAGCAAAACCGCGAAGTTTTTGCCGTTCCAGGGTCGACAATCGCGGGATATCATCAGGGTTGTCATGATTTAATTAAAAATGGCGCAAAACTTGTTGAGGATGCTGCCGATATAATAGAAGAATTAGGGTGTTTATCTGAGTATCACCTTGTACAATTGCACCATCGTCACCATATACAAGCTAGTGAAATGAGTAATTTGCCATTTCCTTCGCAGTTAGCTAGTCTGTTAGCAAGTGTAGGGTATGAGACTACAACAGTCGATGCTGTAGTCGAGCACAGTGGAAAACCGATAGATCTGGTGTTAGTGGAATTGCTTGAACTTGAGTTACAAGGGTGGGTTGCTGTAGTGCCCGGTGGTTACGTCAGACTAAAGAGGAGTTAG
- a CDS encoding LysM peptidoglycan-binding domain-containing protein translates to MDNTMKRILLLAFITLNIFGLNADTLTLKAGHPDTYVVKKGDTLWDISGYFLQDPWRWPTLWGVNPQIANPHLIYPGDRLTLVFIDGQPRLVRKQHIKKGVEGYVLPKDGAIPTIDLALIEPYLVQNRVVEQAWLDAQPMVLSGESPSKHHILNDVIYINSNMPMGQKVAIYEHGRELLDSQTGELLGREIILTASGRVTAEGDISKVQILSNLRETEVGYSVVPVEDEALMSAYFTPTAAELDVPASVIATASTNREAGKLEVIYLDKGLDAGVKPGHVFAIYRDGEEVVIGSDGQPVRAVDRSSYDKVVAHFSDDKVFKVPDVYHGNLMVFKVFDKTSLGLIMMSDRPVRVKDKLVTPANLTFKGE, encoded by the coding sequence ATGGACAACACCATGAAACGGATATTACTACTTGCTTTTATAACATTGAATATCTTTGGATTAAATGCAGATACACTGACTTTAAAAGCTGGACATCCTGACACATATGTCGTTAAAAAAGGCGATACGCTTTGGGATATATCGGGATATTTCCTCCAAGATCCATGGCGCTGGCCGACATTGTGGGGGGTTAATCCACAAATTGCTAATCCTCATTTAATTTATCCAGGTGATCGTCTTACCTTGGTATTTATCGATGGGCAGCCACGTTTGGTTAGAAAACAACATATCAAGAAGGGCGTCGAAGGGTATGTTCTACCAAAAGATGGTGCAATACCGACAATTGATTTGGCGCTAATTGAACCTTATTTAGTACAAAACCGTGTGGTAGAGCAAGCTTGGTTAGATGCTCAACCAATGGTATTAAGCGGTGAAAGCCCTTCTAAACACCATATTCTTAATGATGTTATCTATATCAATTCGAATATGCCAATGGGTCAAAAGGTCGCTATTTATGAGCACGGGCGTGAACTTTTAGATAGTCAAACAGGTGAACTGCTTGGCCGTGAGATCATTCTTACCGCCAGTGGCCGTGTGACTGCAGAGGGTGATATTTCAAAGGTTCAGATACTCAGTAATTTACGCGAAACAGAGGTGGGGTATTCAGTTGTTCCTGTTGAAGATGAAGCGTTAATGTCTGCTTACTTTACACCCACCGCAGCAGAACTAGACGTACCAGCGAGCGTTATTGCCACAGCAAGTACTAACCGTGAAGCGGGTAAGTTGGAAGTCATTTACCTTGATAAAGGGTTAGATGCTGGCGTTAAACCTGGGCATGTTTTTGCTATTTACCGTGATGGCGAGGAAGTGGTTATAGGTAGTGATGGACAACCTGTTCGGGCCGTTGACCGTTCATCATATGACAAAGTGGTCGCTCACTTTTCAGATGATAAAGTCTTTAAAGTACCAGATGTTTATCACGGTAACCTTATGGTTTTTAAAGTCTTTGATAAAACGAGCTTAGGCCTAATTATGATGAGTGATCGCCCAGTTAGAGTAAAAGATAAATTGGTTACTCCAGCCAACCTGACCTTTAAAGGTGAATAA
- a CDS encoding DUF494 family protein — MFDILMYLFENYVHSEIELLVDEDELTKELTRAGFHQVDIIKALAWLERLADLQESDKPYLCNHAQHSFRIYTKQEAAKLDVQCRGFLLFLEQIQVLSVETREMVIDRVMDLDEPILVLEDLKWVVLMVLFNVPGNESAYEQMEDLIFEQPDGHLHS; from the coding sequence ATGTTTGATATCCTCATGTATTTATTTGAGAACTATGTCCACAGTGAGATAGAGTTATTGGTTGATGAAGATGAATTAACCAAAGAGCTTACGCGTGCTGGTTTTCATCAGGTCGATATTATTAAAGCCTTGGCATGGCTTGAGCGTTTAGCGGACTTACAAGAAAGTGATAAACCATACTTATGCAATCATGCGCAACATTCTTTCCGTATTTATACTAAACAAGAAGCTGCCAAATTAGATGTGCAATGTCGTGGTTTTTTATTGTTTCTAGAGCAAATCCAAGTGCTAAGTGTTGAAACCCGAGAAATGGTTATCGACAGAGTGATGGACTTAGATGAGCCGATATTAGTATTGGAAGATTTAAAATGGGTAGTATTGATGGTGTTATTCAATGTCCCTGGAAATGAATCTGCTTATGAACAAATGGAAGATTTAATCTTCGAACAACCTGATGGTCATTTACATTCGTAA
- a CDS encoding group II truncated hemoglobin — translation MNWLKKFFQKQEEGHQRDVKQSNAYDLIGGDKVIQAIAHEFYQQMQQRPETKTLLALHRAPIAESEAKLYEFLSGWLGGPPLYQQKHGHPALRARHMSFSIDESMRDQWLICMRAAIDKCMKKPAHRQAIIQAISTLADHMRNQ, via the coding sequence ATGAATTGGCTGAAAAAATTTTTCCAGAAACAGGAAGAGGGTCATCAAAGAGATGTTAAGCAATCTAATGCTTATGATTTAATTGGCGGTGATAAAGTGATTCAAGCGATCGCCCATGAATTTTATCAACAAATGCAACAACGACCAGAAACTAAAACACTATTAGCGCTTCATCGCGCGCCAATAGCAGAGTCAGAGGCTAAACTATATGAATTCTTAAGTGGTTGGCTAGGCGGGCCGCCACTTTATCAACAAAAACATGGTCATCCGGCACTGCGCGCAAGACATATGTCATTTTCAATTGATGAGTCGATGCGTGACCAGTGGCTTATTTGTATGCGGGCGGCTATTGATAAATGCATGAAAAAGCCTGCACATCGTCAGGCGATTATTCAGGCTATTTCCACTTTAGCAGATCACATGCGTAATCAATAA
- the hemF gene encoding oxygen-dependent coproporphyrinogen oxidase, with protein MQTGSDTAVLPNVEQVKTFLLSLQQRICQRLTALDGKSTFNAESWKREEGGGGTSMVLTQGNVFEQAGVNFSHVMGAAMPASATAHRPELAGRSFEAMGVSLVIHPNNPYIPTTHANVRFFIASKEGAEPVWWFGGGFDLTPYYPFEQDVVFWHQTAHDLCLPFGEEVYPKYKKWCDDYFFLPHRNETRGVGGLFFDDLNKPGFEQSFAFMQAVGNGFIEAYEPIVERNKALEYQDEERQFQLYRRGRYVEFNLVYDRGTLFGLQTGGRTESILMSMPPLVRWEYGFTPEDGTPEAELYDYYLKPQDWLGLNK; from the coding sequence ATGCAAACAGGTTCAGATACTGCTGTTTTACCTAATGTTGAACAAGTAAAAACATTTTTATTGTCCCTTCAACAGCGAATTTGTCAGCGTTTAACTGCGCTTGATGGTAAGTCAACTTTCAATGCCGAGTCTTGGAAGCGTGAAGAAGGTGGCGGTGGCACCAGTATGGTATTAACTCAAGGTAATGTATTCGAGCAGGCCGGAGTTAATTTTTCCCACGTTATGGGCGCGGCAATGCCTGCGTCAGCCACTGCACATCGTCCCGAATTAGCGGGAAGAAGTTTTGAGGCGATGGGGGTGTCATTAGTTATTCATCCCAATAATCCTTATATTCCAACAACTCATGCTAATGTGCGTTTTTTCATTGCCAGTAAAGAAGGCGCAGAACCAGTGTGGTGGTTTGGTGGTGGGTTTGATTTAACGCCCTATTATCCATTTGAGCAAGATGTTGTTTTTTGGCATCAAACCGCACATGATTTATGTTTGCCGTTTGGTGAAGAGGTTTACCCTAAATATAAAAAATGGTGTGATGATTATTTCTTTTTGCCCCATCGCAATGAAACTCGTGGTGTAGGCGGATTGTTTTTTGATGATCTTAATAAACCAGGATTTGAGCAAAGTTTTGCGTTTATGCAAGCGGTTGGTAATGGTTTTATCGAAGCCTATGAGCCTATCGTGGAGCGTAATAAAGCATTGGAATACCAAGATGAAGAGCGGCAATTCCAGCTTTATCGTCGCGGCCGCTATGTTGAGTTTAATCTTGTTTATGACCGTGGCACCTTGTTTGGTTTGCAAACGGGTGGCCGCACAGAGTCTATTTTGATGTCTATGCCGCCACTTGTGCGCTGGGAGTATGGTTTTACGCCGGAAGACGGTACGCCTGAAGCAGAATTATATGACTACTACCTTAAGCCACAAGATTGGTTAGGGCTAAACAAGTAA